A genomic window from Lycium barbarum isolate Lr01 chromosome 4, ASM1917538v2, whole genome shotgun sequence includes:
- the LOC132636584 gene encoding 14-3-3 protein 8 isoform X2 has protein sequence MASRENFVYIAKLAEQAERYDEMVDAMKNVANMDVELTVEERNLFSVGYKNVVGSRRASWRILSSIEQKEESRGNEQNVKRIQEYRKKVEAELTDICNNIMTVIDEHLIPSCTAGESTVFYYKMKGDYYRYLAEFKTGDDKKEVSDLSLKAYQKATTTAEAELPITHPIRLGLALNFSVFYYEIMNSPERACQLAKQVFDEAISELDSLNEDNYKDGTLILQLLRDNLTLWTADIPEDADGQKGDAANKTGGIQDAE, from the exons ATGGCTTCTCGTGAGAACTTTGTATATATCGCTAAGCTTGCTGAACAAGCTGAACGCTATGATG AGATGGTCGATGCAATGAAGAATGTtgcaaatatggatgttgaattgACGGTGGAGGAAAGGAATTTGTTTTCTGTTGGTTACAAGAATGTGGTAGGATCTAGGAGAGCATCTTGGAGGATCTTATCTTCCATCGAGCAGAAGGAAGAGTCTAGAGGAAATGAACAGAATGTGAAGCGGATCCAAGAGTACCGGAAAAAAGTTGAGGCAGAGCTCACCGACATTTGCAATAATATCATGACTGTGATTGATGAGCATCTGATTCCATCATGTACTGCAGGCGAATCAACTGTGTTTTACTACAAAAT GAAAGGGGATTATTATCGATACCTTGCAGAGTTCAAAACAGGTGATGACAAGAAAGAGGTTTCTGATCTGTCTTTAAAGGCATATCAG AAAGCTACAACTACTGCAGAGGCTGAATTACCAATTACCCATCCCATTCGGTTGGGTTTGGCTTTAAATTTCTCTGTTTTCTACTATGAGATAATGAACTCCCCTGAAAG GGCATGCCAACTGGCTAAGCAGGTTTTTGATGAAGCAATATCAGAGCTGGATTCCCTCAATGAGGACAACTACAAAGATGGCACCTTGATTTTGCAGCTTCTAAGGGACAACCTCACTTTGTGGACTGCTGACATTCCAGAGGATGCCG ATGGCCAAAAGGGAGATGCTGCAAACAAAACAGGTGGAATTCAGGATGCGGAG TGA
- the LOC132638628 gene encoding uncharacterized protein LOC132638628 isoform X3 — MVKKSISLENYLDFIDSNKRLHLTVGNLNDIISIHGFKKHKGQKNVLVDTVRSMDLMDLRRSTLQEEISSEAFVSLNEAIKDLTHLNWQECCVTSLQTICFSNGVKDSVHRKEKTNASASSVLNMPPMKKQKAPSQQSADVTNEQVDVTEGSVNDEQVGFSGVMCVQSAVGVPKRVMEDYVQEVTKKQHYEKLNWGTKWVPSQQSAGVTNEQVDVTEESVNDEQVAFSGVMCVQSAVQEVTKKQYYEELNWKTKATRTRRASQVVKVERFT, encoded by the exons ATGGTGAAAAAATCGATAAGCTTAGAGAATTATCTCGATTTCATTGACAGCAACAAGAGACTCCATTTAACTGTCGGTAATCTCAATGAT ATCATCAGCATTCACGGATTCAAAAAACACAAGGGTCAAAAG AACGTTCTGGTTGACACGGTGAGATCAATGGATTTAATGGACCTGCGACGCTCCACATTGCAAGAGGAGATATCATCAGAAGCGTTCGTTTCTCTCAATGAAGCAATCAAAGACCTCACTCATCTCAATTGGCAAGAATGCTGTGTCACTTCTCTGCAAACCATTTGTTTCTCTAACGGTGTCAAGGACTCAGTTCACCGCAAGGAGAAGACTAACGCTTCAGCTTCATCAGTGCTGAATATGCCGCCAATGAAGAAGCAAAAG gcACCAAGCCAACAGTCAGCTGATGTGACTAACGAACAAGTTGACGTTACAGAAGGGAGTGTGAATGATGAACAAGTTGGATTTTCTGGTGTTATGTGTGTTCAAAGTGCTGTGGGTGTTCCGAAAAGAGTCATGGAGGACTATGTTCAAGAAGTCACAAAGAAGCAGCACTATGAAAAGCTTAATTGGGGAACAAAATGG GTACCAAGCCAACAGTCAGCTGGTGTGACTAATGAACAAGTTGACGTTACAGAGGAGAGTGTAAATGATGAGCAAGTTGCATTTTCTGGTGTTATGTGTGTGCAAAGTGCTGTTCAAGAAGTCACAAAGAAGCAGTACTATGAAGAACTTAATTGGAAAACAAAAGCGACAAGAACAAGAAGGGCAAGCCAAGTTGTAAAAGTGGAACGTTTTACTTAA
- the LOC132638628 gene encoding uncharacterized protein LOC132638628 isoform X1 translates to MVKKSISLENYLDFIDSNKRLHLTVGNLNDIISIHGFKKHKGQKNVLVDTVRSMDLMDLRRSTLQEEISSEAFVSLNEAIKDLTHLNWQECCVTSLQTICFSNGVKDSVHRKEKTNASASSVLNMPPMKKQKAPSQQSAGVTNEQVDVTEASVNDEQVAFSGVMCVQSAMGVSKRVMEKDYVQEVTKKQHYEKLNWGTKWAPSQQSADVTNEQVDVTEGSVNDEQVGFSGVMCVQSAVGVPKRVMEDYVQEVTKKQHYEKLNWGTKWVPSQQSAGVTNEQVDVTEESVNDEQVAFSGVMCVQSAVQEVTKKQYYEELNWKTKATRTRRASQVVKVERFT, encoded by the exons ATGGTGAAAAAATCGATAAGCTTAGAGAATTATCTCGATTTCATTGACAGCAACAAGAGACTCCATTTAACTGTCGGTAATCTCAATGAT ATCATCAGCATTCACGGATTCAAAAAACACAAGGGTCAAAAG AACGTTCTGGTTGACACGGTGAGATCAATGGATTTAATGGACCTGCGACGCTCCACATTGCAAGAGGAGATATCATCAGAAGCGTTCGTTTCTCTCAATGAAGCAATCAAAGACCTCACTCATCTCAATTGGCAAGAATGCTGTGTCACTTCTCTGCAAACCATTTGTTTCTCTAACGGTGTCAAGGACTCAGTTCACCGCAAGGAGAAGACTAACGCTTCAGCTTCATCAGTGCTGAATATGCCGCCAATGAAGAAGCAAAAG GCACCAAGCCAACAGTCAGCTGGTGTGACTAATGAACAAGTCGATGTTACAGAAGCGAGTGTAAATGATGAACAAGTTGCATTTTCTGGTGTTATGTGTGTGCAAAGTGCTATGGGTGTTTCGAAAAGAGTCATGGAGAAGGACTATGTTCAAGAAGTCACAAAGAAGCAGCACTATGAAAAGCTTAATTGGGGAACAAAATGG gcACCAAGCCAACAGTCAGCTGATGTGACTAACGAACAAGTTGACGTTACAGAAGGGAGTGTGAATGATGAACAAGTTGGATTTTCTGGTGTTATGTGTGTTCAAAGTGCTGTGGGTGTTCCGAAAAGAGTCATGGAGGACTATGTTCAAGAAGTCACAAAGAAGCAGCACTATGAAAAGCTTAATTGGGGAACAAAATGG GTACCAAGCCAACAGTCAGCTGGTGTGACTAATGAACAAGTTGACGTTACAGAGGAGAGTGTAAATGATGAGCAAGTTGCATTTTCTGGTGTTATGTGTGTGCAAAGTGCTGTTCAAGAAGTCACAAAGAAGCAGTACTATGAAGAACTTAATTGGAAAACAAAAGCGACAAGAACAAGAAGGGCAAGCCAAGTTGTAAAAGTGGAACGTTTTACTTAA
- the LOC132636584 gene encoding 14-3-3 protein 8 isoform X1: protein MASRENFVYIAKLAEQAERYDEMVDAMKNVANMDVELTVEERNLFSVGYKNVVGSRRASWRILSSIEQKEESRGNEQNVKRIQEYRKKVEAELTDICNNIMTVIDEHLIPSCTAGESTVFYYKMKGDYYRYLAEFKTGDDKKEVSDLSLKAYQKATTTAEAELPITHPIRLGLALNFSVFYYEIMNSPERACQLAKQVFDEAISELDSLNEDNYKDGTLILQLLRDNLTLWTADIPEDAEDGQKGDAANKTGGIQDAE, encoded by the exons ATGGCTTCTCGTGAGAACTTTGTATATATCGCTAAGCTTGCTGAACAAGCTGAACGCTATGATG AGATGGTCGATGCAATGAAGAATGTtgcaaatatggatgttgaattgACGGTGGAGGAAAGGAATTTGTTTTCTGTTGGTTACAAGAATGTGGTAGGATCTAGGAGAGCATCTTGGAGGATCTTATCTTCCATCGAGCAGAAGGAAGAGTCTAGAGGAAATGAACAGAATGTGAAGCGGATCCAAGAGTACCGGAAAAAAGTTGAGGCAGAGCTCACCGACATTTGCAATAATATCATGACTGTGATTGATGAGCATCTGATTCCATCATGTACTGCAGGCGAATCAACTGTGTTTTACTACAAAAT GAAAGGGGATTATTATCGATACCTTGCAGAGTTCAAAACAGGTGATGACAAGAAAGAGGTTTCTGATCTGTCTTTAAAGGCATATCAG AAAGCTACAACTACTGCAGAGGCTGAATTACCAATTACCCATCCCATTCGGTTGGGTTTGGCTTTAAATTTCTCTGTTTTCTACTATGAGATAATGAACTCCCCTGAAAG GGCATGCCAACTGGCTAAGCAGGTTTTTGATGAAGCAATATCAGAGCTGGATTCCCTCAATGAGGACAACTACAAAGATGGCACCTTGATTTTGCAGCTTCTAAGGGACAACCTCACTTTGTGGACTGCTGACATTCCAGAGGATGCCG AAGATGGCCAAAAGGGAGATGCTGCAAACAAAACAGGTGGAATTCAGGATGCGGAG TGA
- the LOC132636585 gene encoding ketol-acid reductoisomerase, chloroplastic-like — MAGAAITAFSISTSKFLKLATFSSNLGFLSSSLKPLRATKSLSSTRNGNGALNARMVAAPATIKAPISLDFETSVFNKEKVTLSGHDEYIVKGGRDLFKLLPDAFKGIKQIGVIGWGSQGPAQAQNLRDSLAEAKSDIVVKIGLRKGSRSFAEARAAGFTEENGTLGDIYETISGSDLVLLLISDAAQADNYEEVFSHMKPNSILGLSHGFLLGHLQSMGLDFPKNISVIAVCPKGMGPSVRRLYVQGKEINGAGINASFGVHQDIDGRATDVALGWSVALGSPFTFATTLEQEYRSDIFGERGILLGAVHGIVESLFRRYTENGMSEELAYKNTVECITGNISRTISTKGMLALYNSLDADGKKEFATAYTASYYPCMEILYECYEDVATGSEIRSVVLAGRRFSEKEGLPAFPMGKIDQTRMWKVGEHVRATRPSGDLGPLYPFTAGVYVALMMAQIEVLRKKGHSYSEIINESVIESVDSLNPFMHARGVSFMVDNCSTTARLGSRKWAPRFDYNLTQQALVAVDNNLPIDIDLITNFVCDPVHEAIEVCARLRPTVDISVPPDADFVRPELRQTGN; from the exons ATGGCGGGGGCGGCGATTACTGCTTTCTCCATTTCCACTTCGAAATTCCTAAAATTAGCTACATTTTCGAGTAACTTAGGgttcctttcttcttcacttaAACCTCTCAGAGCTACTAAATCACTTTCATCTACTCGAAATGGAAATGGAGCACTTAATGCTCGTATGGTTGCTGCTCCTGCTACTATAAAAGCACCGATTTCACTCGATTTTGAAACGTCTGTATTCAATAAAGAGAAAGTTACCCTTTCTGGACACGATGAG TACATTGTGAAAGGAGGGAGAGATTTGTTCAAGTTGTTGCCGGATGCATTCAAGGGAATCAAGCAGATTGGTGTCATTGGCTGGGGTTCTCAG GGACCAGCTCAAGCCCAGAACTTGAGGGATTCTCTTGCAGAAGCAAAATCTGATATAGTTGTTAAG ATTGGTTTGAGAAAGGGTTCTCGCTCCTTTGCTGAGGCTCGTGCAGCTGGGTTTACCGAAGAAAATGGTACCTTAGGAGACATATATGAAACTATCTCTGGCAGTGATCTAGTGCTGCTTTTGATTTCTGATGCAGCTCAG GCGGACAACTATGAAGAAGTGTTTTCTCACATGAAGCCGAATAGCATACTAGGTCTTTCGCATGGATTCCTTCTCGGCCATTTGCAGTCAATGGGCCTTGACTTTCCCAAGAATATCAGTGTGATTGCTGTATGTCCCAAGGGAATGGGCCCATCTGTCAGGAGATTATATGTGCAAGGAAAAGAAATCAATGGTGCTGGAATCAATGCAAGTTTTGGTGTTCACCAG GATATTGATGGAAGGGCCACAGATGTTGCTCTTGGGTGGTCAGTTGCCCTTGGTTCCCCCTTTACATTTGCTACTACCCTTGAACAGGAATACAGGAGCGATATATTTGGCGAGCGAG GCATATTACTTGGCGCTGTCCATGGCATTGTTGAGTCGTTGTTCAGAAGGTACACGGAAAATGGAATGAGTGAAGAGCTCGCATACAAGAATACTGTTGAGTGCATAACTGGAAACATTTCTAGGACCATATCAACCAAG GGTATGTTAGCTCTATACAATTCATTAGATGCGGATGGCAAGAAGGAGTTCGCGACTGCATATACTGCTTCATATTACCCTTGCATGGAGATCTTGTATGAGTGCTATGAAGATGTTGCAACAGGTAGTGAGATCAGGAGTGTTGTCTTGGCAGGTCGCCGCTTTTCT GAGAAAGAGGGGTTACCAGCTTTCCCAATGGGCAAAATAGACCAGACAAGGATGTGGAAAGTCGGTGAGCATGTCCGTGCAACACGCCCATCCGGTGATCTGGGTCCTCTGTATCCTTTCACAGCTGGTGTCTATGTCGCATTGATGATGGCCCAG ATTGAGGTTCTGAGGAAGAAAGGCCACTCTTACTCAGAGATCATAAACGAAAGTGTCATTGAGTCTGTTGATTCCCTCAATCCTTTCATGCATGCACGTGGAGTGTCATTCATGGTTGACAATTGCTCTACAACAGCGCGTTTAGGATCCAGGAAGTGGGCCCCTCGATTTGATTACAACCTCACCCAGCAAGCTCTGGTGGCAGTCGACAATAACCTTCCTATCGATATTGATCTTATCACCAATTTCGTATGTGATCCTGTGCACGAAGCTATTGAAGTTTGTGCCCGATTGAGACCGACAGTCGACATTTCAGTTCCTCCAGATGCCGACTTTGTCCGTCCCGAGCTCAGACAAACTGGCAACTAA
- the LOC132638628 gene encoding uncharacterized protein LOC132638628 isoform X2 yields MDLMDLRRSTLQEEISSEAFVSLNEAIKDLTHLNWQECCVTSLQTICFSNGVKDSVHRKEKTNASASSVLNMPPMKKQKAPSQQSAGVTNEQVDVTEASVNDEQVAFSGVMCVQSAMGVSKRVMEKDYVQEVTKKQHYEKLNWGTKWAPSQQSADVTNEQVDVTEGSVNDEQVGFSGVMCVQSAVGVPKRVMEDYVQEVTKKQHYEKLNWGTKWVPSQQSAGVTNEQVDVTEESVNDEQVAFSGVMCVQSAVQEVTKKQYYEELNWKTKATRTRRASQVVKVERFT; encoded by the exons ATGGATTTAATGGACCTGCGACGCTCCACATTGCAAGAGGAGATATCATCAGAAGCGTTCGTTTCTCTCAATGAAGCAATCAAAGACCTCACTCATCTCAATTGGCAAGAATGCTGTGTCACTTCTCTGCAAACCATTTGTTTCTCTAACGGTGTCAAGGACTCAGTTCACCGCAAGGAGAAGACTAACGCTTCAGCTTCATCAGTGCTGAATATGCCGCCAATGAAGAAGCAAAAG GCACCAAGCCAACAGTCAGCTGGTGTGACTAATGAACAAGTCGATGTTACAGAAGCGAGTGTAAATGATGAACAAGTTGCATTTTCTGGTGTTATGTGTGTGCAAAGTGCTATGGGTGTTTCGAAAAGAGTCATGGAGAAGGACTATGTTCAAGAAGTCACAAAGAAGCAGCACTATGAAAAGCTTAATTGGGGAACAAAATGG gcACCAAGCCAACAGTCAGCTGATGTGACTAACGAACAAGTTGACGTTACAGAAGGGAGTGTGAATGATGAACAAGTTGGATTTTCTGGTGTTATGTGTGTTCAAAGTGCTGTGGGTGTTCCGAAAAGAGTCATGGAGGACTATGTTCAAGAAGTCACAAAGAAGCAGCACTATGAAAAGCTTAATTGGGGAACAAAATGG GTACCAAGCCAACAGTCAGCTGGTGTGACTAATGAACAAGTTGACGTTACAGAGGAGAGTGTAAATGATGAGCAAGTTGCATTTTCTGGTGTTATGTGTGTGCAAAGTGCTGTTCAAGAAGTCACAAAGAAGCAGTACTATGAAGAACTTAATTGGAAAACAAAAGCGACAAGAACAAGAAGGGCAAGCCAAGTTGTAAAAGTGGAACGTTTTACTTAA